A single window of Candidatus Poribacteria bacterium DNA harbors:
- a CDS encoding SCP2 sterol-binding domain-containing protein, giving the protein MPVFETSEELYVCIGGLFERLKSQGQVQRELASLKLTVRFAYTEPEASITLVAHDGEGVIHCGECNEKPDVELAMTGDVAHHFWMGEVNVMGAITKRQIVPTGSLSKIMALTSLIKAGIQIYPQHYQECMAQDK; this is encoded by the coding sequence ATGCCGGTTTTTGAAACTTCGGAGGAACTCTATGTCTGCATCGGTGGGTTGTTTGAGCGGCTGAAATCTCAGGGGCAAGTGCAGCGAGAACTGGCATCGCTGAAATTAACGGTAAGGTTTGCTTACACAGAACCGGAGGCTTCCATTACGCTTGTTGCACATGACGGTGAGGGTGTCATCCACTGTGGTGAGTGCAATGAAAAACCGGACGTTGAGCTTGCCATGACCGGAGATGTTGCGCATCACTTTTGGATGGGAGAAGTTAACGTTATGGGCGCAATCACGAAACGCCAGATTGTGCCCACAGGCTCACTCTCGAAGATTATGGCGCTCACTTCTCTGATTAAGGCGGGCATTCAGATCTATCCGCAGCACTATCAGGAATGTATGGCACAAGACAAATGA